One genomic window of Rhodoligotrophos defluvii includes the following:
- a CDS encoding ABC transporter substrate-binding protein, whose amino-acid sequence MVKIGLAQDFTAVYTFVTSDYNQGQRDYFTLINERGGIDGYTLQVDVVDTANQPQRGIEAYERMKNDGVVLVDFLSTPVSRAVVPRALKDQVNMMTIMHGRSDAADGETFPFIFPMSPLYWSQAASIVKYIADQENGDLKGKKIAFVGIDSPFGREPLPIFQALADKEGFELSIFHYPSPGNEQSATWTSVRRVRPDWTIIWGAGVGQTVSLREAIRNGIKLDRLVSNAWLSEVDTEIAGREAAKGVLRFEGVAYGKDLPIIQAIENEVVAKGKSAGPAEKVGSSYYNIGVAGAALVVEGIRHALEKAPGKLAGPQLKAGLESIANFDAQGLMPPVTISARDHQGGGKGRICQWDGTRWVPKTDWYAASQDLVWELVRKTAQEFKASGN is encoded by the coding sequence GTGGTCAAGATCGGCCTGGCCCAGGATTTCACGGCCGTCTACACTTTCGTCACCTCTGATTACAACCAGGGTCAACGCGACTACTTCACCCTGATCAATGAGCGCGGCGGCATCGACGGCTACACGCTGCAGGTGGACGTTGTCGATACCGCCAACCAACCCCAGCGCGGAATCGAAGCCTATGAGCGTATGAAGAACGACGGTGTGGTGCTGGTCGACTTCCTGTCGACGCCCGTGTCGCGCGCGGTCGTGCCACGGGCCCTCAAGGATCAGGTCAACATGATGACCATCATGCATGGCCGGTCCGATGCAGCGGATGGCGAGACCTTCCCCTTCATTTTCCCGATGAGCCCGCTCTACTGGTCGCAGGCGGCGAGTATTGTGAAATACATTGCCGATCAAGAGAATGGTGATCTGAAAGGAAAGAAGATCGCCTTTGTCGGAATCGACTCGCCATTCGGCCGGGAGCCCCTCCCGATCTTCCAAGCATTGGCCGACAAAGAGGGATTTGAGCTCAGCATCTTTCATTATCCCTCGCCGGGGAACGAGCAGTCCGCGACCTGGACCTCGGTCCGCCGAGTTCGGCCCGATTGGACCATCATTTGGGGAGCGGGCGTCGGCCAGACCGTCTCTCTGCGCGAAGCCATCCGCAACGGAATCAAGCTTGACCGCCTGGTGTCGAATGCCTGGCTCTCGGAAGTCGACACCGAAATTGCCGGCCGGGAGGCCGCGAAGGGTGTGCTGCGCTTTGAGGGCGTGGCCTATGGCAAGGACTTGCCGATCATTCAGGCCATCGAGAACGAAGTCGTAGCGAAAGGCAAGAGTGCCGGCCCCGCCGAGAAGGTAGGATCATCCTATTACAATATCGGTGTCGCCGGCGCGGCGCTGGTTGTGGAAGGCATTCGCCACGCGCTGGAGAAGGCACCCGGCAAGCTCGCGGGGCCGCAGCTCAAGGCCGGCCTGGAAAGCATCGCCAATTTCGATGCACAGGGGCTGATGCCCCCGGTCACCATAAGCGCGCGGGATCATCAGGGCGGCGGCAAAGGCCGGATTTGCCAGTGGGATGGCACCAGATGGGTGCCGAAGACGGATTGGTATGCCGCCTCTCAGGATCTTGTGTGGGAGCTCGTTCGCAAAACTGCGCAAGAGTTCAAGGCGTCCGGGAACTGA
- a CDS encoding branched-chain amino acid ABC transporter permease yields the protein MFYRLSGIKPVSYAADAQLWPVPFDRSLVAVIIVLAVAAPYVLPSLYLGSYLLPWIIWATAALSLNLLMGWAGQIHLGFAAVMAIGAYGAIHLVRAGLPFELALLGAGLLSALIGLVFGAAALRVKGLYLAVSTLAMQYMIDWVISHVPAISGGSQATLQTPTIRLLGLPVVSEAGYYWTALAICILVTAFMLNVERTSFGRALVAVREKDFAAAIIGVNAFYYKLAAFWVSSFLGGVSGAILAFCYYRAVTPEQFHLDVSIQAVAMVIVGGMGSVLGSFLGAGLVLLAPIVLNNLVVLAVRWLDLSLPSEIVALIPLILYGGLIVGFLLLEPLGLAKVYDNVRKYFLAWPFRNVQR from the coding sequence ATGTTCTATCGCTTGTCCGGCATCAAGCCTGTCTCTTACGCGGCCGACGCTCAGCTCTGGCCCGTGCCGTTCGACCGATCGCTTGTGGCCGTCATCATAGTCCTGGCGGTTGCGGCGCCTTACGTTCTGCCGTCGCTTTATCTCGGCAGTTATCTGCTGCCTTGGATCATCTGGGCGACAGCCGCGCTGTCTCTCAACTTGCTGATGGGCTGGGCAGGTCAGATCCACCTGGGCTTTGCCGCGGTGATGGCCATCGGTGCCTATGGCGCCATTCATCTGGTGCGCGCCGGGCTGCCTTTCGAACTCGCCTTGCTCGGCGCCGGGCTGCTCTCGGCCCTCATCGGTCTTGTCTTTGGCGCAGCAGCCCTGCGCGTGAAGGGGCTCTATCTCGCTGTCTCCACCCTGGCGATGCAGTACATGATCGACTGGGTGATTTCGCATGTGCCCGCCATCAGCGGCGGCAGCCAGGCGACCTTGCAGACCCCCACTATCCGGCTACTCGGTCTGCCGGTCGTATCGGAGGCGGGGTACTACTGGACCGCTCTCGCCATCTGCATTCTGGTGACCGCGTTCATGCTGAATGTGGAACGCACCAGCTTCGGGCGGGCACTGGTGGCCGTACGCGAGAAGGACTTCGCGGCGGCGATTATTGGTGTGAATGCCTTCTACTACAAGCTGGCGGCCTTTTGGGTATCGTCCTTTCTCGGCGGCGTGTCGGGCGCGATCCTGGCCTTTTGCTACTACCGCGCAGTGACCCCGGAGCAGTTTCACCTCGACGTGTCGATCCAAGCCGTGGCCATGGTGATCGTAGGCGGCATGGGCTCCGTGCTGGGCAGCTTCCTTGGGGCGGGGCTCGTCCTCCTCGCGCCCATTGTGCTGAACAATCTCGTCGTGCTGGCGGTCCGATGGCTCGACCTGTCGCTGCCCTCGGAAATCGTGGCCCTCATTCCGCTCATCCTCTATGGCGGCTTGATCGTTGGTTTCCTGCTGCTCGAGCCCTTGGGGCTCGCGAAGGTCTACGACAATGTCCGCAAGTATTTCCTGGCATGGCCATTTCGCAATGTTCAGCGCTGA
- a CDS encoding branched-chain amino acid ABC transporter permease has translation MDIAFLLELSANGILIGLMYALIALGIVLIFKSSGIANLAQGAMAMVGAYVAWALLVLAGMPLWLAIPLSLAIMFFFGTGIERVALRPMVGQPVIMVVMLTLGLEILLRGLAPAIFGTAIKRLDLGIPQAPIIVGPVLINTAYLVSGAVALGLVLLSIMFFGTRLGTVLRAVSDDQMASWSVGIFVERAIGLSWGLAGVAAAFGGILWGSVQGVDWTLSLLLIKALAIAILGGLDSIPGVLIAGVIIGVLESVVPAFLDPHVGGGTRDVVASLVILLTVILRPHGLFGREDIERV, from the coding sequence ATGGATATTGCCTTTCTGCTCGAACTCTCGGCCAACGGCATCCTCATTGGCCTGATGTATGCCCTCATCGCGTTGGGCATCGTGCTGATCTTCAAGTCCTCCGGCATAGCCAACTTGGCCCAGGGCGCAATGGCCATGGTCGGCGCCTATGTCGCCTGGGCGCTGCTGGTGCTGGCCGGGATGCCGCTGTGGTTAGCCATCCCCCTCAGCCTGGCGATCATGTTCTTCTTCGGCACTGGCATTGAGCGCGTGGCGCTTCGGCCGATGGTCGGTCAGCCCGTGATCATGGTGGTGATGCTCACCCTGGGTCTGGAAATCCTGCTGCGCGGTTTGGCACCGGCAATATTCGGCACTGCGATCAAGCGGCTGGATCTCGGCATCCCGCAAGCTCCGATCATTGTGGGTCCGGTGCTCATCAATACCGCCTATTTGGTTTCCGGCGCAGTCGCCCTCGGTCTGGTGCTCCTGTCGATCATGTTCTTCGGCACGCGCCTCGGCACGGTGCTGCGCGCGGTCTCGGATGACCAGATGGCCTCGTGGTCGGTGGGTATTTTCGTCGAGCGAGCGATCGGCCTGTCGTGGGGGCTGGCTGGCGTAGCGGCCGCGTTTGGCGGGATCCTGTGGGGTTCCGTGCAGGGGGTGGACTGGACGCTATCGCTGCTGCTGATCAAGGCGCTGGCCATCGCGATACTGGGCGGGTTGGACAGCATTCCCGGCGTGCTCATCGCCGGCGTGATCATTGGTGTGCTGGAAAGCGTGGTGCCCGCCTTTCTCGACCCTCATGTGGGTGGCGGCACGCGCGACGTGGTGGCCTCGCTGGTGATCCTGCTCACCGTCATCTTGCGACCACACGGCCTCTTCGGCCGCGAAGACATTGAGCGGGTTTGA
- a CDS encoding AMP-dependent synthetase/ligase, whose protein sequence is MRLERCIRTAAPDPAAVPRANAGLDGPTLVYLLAQNAKLHPREVAMRERDRGIWREFTWTDYLEAALGFAAGLEALGFEAGEGLLVIGDNRPRLYFGIIGAELLRGVATPVFSDLPSEEIRLFAENCRARFALAEDQEQVDKLLELRAATGKPDIIVYDDPRGLRGYPDPGLLAWDEVIAKGAERLKAEPGLRAALLQRPLPSDVAVLLHSSGTTGKPKGIALQHRRVIAAVRNAEAAHYFQLRDEVMAYLPMAWVGDFVFSVAAGIALRFCVNIPERQDLMLANLREVAPTVFFASPRAWDSLLTHVQVGMAESTRLKRRLFNYFMPLAIAMERERLQGRKPALSRRIMRQIGEWLIYSPLRDRLGLARVRRPYTAGEAIGEDTFLFFRGLGLDLRQFYGQTENAALTAAQADGCVKLETVGRPLPGVEVKIAESGEILVRADSVFDGYLGDESATVAALAGGWLHTGDAGYLDGDGDLVVLGRVSDMMVTAAGARYVPTSIENRLKFSPYVGEAAVIGAGRNVLTALICIDKAAVGHWAEQNGIAYTSYAELSQEPRVYELIADVIRKLNQQLPPALAIKRFVNLPKEFDPDDGEVTRTRKLRRNVIEERYAPVVQALYEPGDTVEHETRIGYENGTIGVLKRRLRIFTVA, encoded by the coding sequence ATGCGGCTTGAGCGATGCATTCGCACAGCCGCGCCTGATCCCGCGGCCGTGCCCCGCGCCAATGCCGGCTTGGATGGACCCACTCTGGTGTACCTCCTCGCCCAGAACGCCAAGCTTCATCCGCGGGAAGTGGCAATGCGCGAGCGCGATCGCGGCATTTGGCGGGAATTCACCTGGACCGACTATCTCGAGGCAGCGCTCGGTTTCGCCGCAGGACTGGAGGCCTTGGGCTTCGAGGCCGGCGAAGGCTTGCTGGTGATTGGGGATAACCGGCCCCGGCTCTATTTCGGGATAATCGGCGCAGAGCTGTTGCGTGGCGTGGCGACACCCGTCTTCTCCGACCTGCCCTCCGAGGAGATCCGGCTGTTTGCGGAGAATTGCCGAGCGCGCTTTGCTCTCGCCGAAGACCAGGAGCAGGTCGACAAGCTGCTGGAGCTGCGGGCCGCCACCGGCAAGCCAGATATAATCGTCTATGACGATCCGCGCGGCCTGCGAGGCTATCCAGACCCAGGTCTCCTCGCATGGGACGAGGTAATCGCCAAGGGTGCCGAACGCCTGAAGGCGGAGCCAGGTCTTCGCGCCGCGCTGCTCCAACGGCCTCTGCCCAGCGACGTGGCCGTGCTGCTGCATTCCTCAGGCACCACGGGCAAGCCGAAGGGCATTGCCCTGCAGCACCGACGGGTGATCGCGGCGGTGCGCAACGCGGAGGCGGCACACTACTTCCAGCTGCGCGACGAAGTAATGGCCTATCTGCCCATGGCCTGGGTCGGCGACTTCGTGTTCTCGGTCGCCGCGGGCATCGCCCTTCGGTTCTGTGTCAACATCCCCGAGCGTCAGGACCTGATGCTGGCCAACCTGCGGGAAGTGGCGCCAACGGTGTTTTTCGCCTCGCCGCGCGCATGGGACAGCTTGCTGACCCATGTTCAGGTCGGCATGGCGGAATCGACCCGCTTGAAGCGGCGCCTGTTCAACTATTTCATGCCGCTGGCCATCGCCATGGAGCGCGAGAGGCTGCAGGGGCGCAAGCCGGCTTTGAGCCGTCGGATCATGCGCCAGATCGGAGAATGGCTGATCTATAGTCCGCTTCGCGACCGGCTCGGTCTGGCGCGGGTGCGGCGGCCCTATACCGCTGGCGAAGCGATCGGCGAAGACACCTTTTTATTCTTTCGCGGTCTCGGTCTCGATCTTAGGCAGTTCTACGGGCAGACGGAGAATGCCGCGCTGACGGCCGCACAGGCCGACGGTTGCGTCAAGCTTGAGACCGTGGGCCGCCCTCTGCCGGGCGTCGAAGTCAAGATCGCCGAGAGCGGCGAGATCCTGGTGCGCGCCGATAGCGTCTTCGACGGCTATCTCGGCGACGAGTCGGCGACCGTCGCAGCCCTGGCTGGCGGCTGGCTGCATACGGGCGACGCGGGCTATCTCGATGGCGATGGCGACCTGGTCGTGCTCGGCCGGGTGAGCGACATGATGGTCACGGCGGCCGGGGCGAGATATGTTCCCACGTCCATCGAAAACCGCTTGAAGTTCAGCCCATACGTAGGGGAAGCCGCGGTGATCGGCGCGGGTCGCAACGTCCTGACCGCGCTCATCTGCATCGATAAGGCCGCTGTCGGCCATTGGGCCGAACAGAACGGCATCGCCTACACCTCCTATGCCGAGCTGTCGCAGGAACCGCGGGTTTACGAGCTGATCGCCGACGTCATCCGCAAGCTCAACCAGCAGCTGCCACCGGCTTTGGCCATCAAGCGGTTCGTCAACCTGCCGAAGGAATTCGATCCGGACGACGGCGAGGTCACGCGTACGCGGAAACTGCGCCGCAATGTGATCGAGGAGCGCTACGCGCCGGTCGTTCAGGCCCTGTACGAGCCTGGGGATACGGTCGAGCACGAGACCCGCATCGGCTACGAGAACGGCACAATCGGCGTGCTGAAACGCCGGCTGCGCATCTTTACCGTCGCATAG
- a CDS encoding ABC transporter ATP-binding protein, which produces MNTAAHSLECQSILRRFGGLVALKHVSMAIERGEIHGLVGPNGSGKTTMVNVVTGFYPPQEGRILFEGEDITARKPYRIAGLGIARTFQNLALFRGMSVLDNIMMGRHIHMRPTAVGSFLYWWGARRHELRERAIVEEVIDFLQLQDVRKEPVETVPLGLQKRIELARALAAEPRLLILDEPMAGMNQEEKEYMARFILDARQERDLTVLLIEHHMDVVSAICDRMTVLSYGEKIAEGRPADALADPGVIAAYLGSRARHAA; this is translated from the coding sequence ATGAATACGGCCGCACACAGTCTCGAGTGCCAAAGCATCCTGCGCAGATTTGGCGGGCTGGTGGCGCTGAAGCACGTGTCCATGGCCATTGAGCGAGGCGAGATCCACGGCCTCGTCGGCCCGAATGGCAGCGGCAAGACCACCATGGTCAATGTCGTTACCGGCTTCTACCCGCCGCAGGAGGGGCGCATCCTGTTCGAGGGTGAAGACATCACCGCCCGCAAGCCTTATCGCATCGCTGGCCTCGGCATTGCCCGCACCTTTCAGAACCTGGCGCTGTTCCGCGGGATGAGCGTGCTCGACAACATCATGATGGGCCGACACATCCACATGCGGCCCACCGCCGTCGGCAGCTTTCTGTACTGGTGGGGGGCAAGGCGCCATGAGCTGCGCGAGCGCGCCATCGTCGAGGAGGTGATCGATTTCCTCCAGTTGCAGGATGTCCGCAAGGAACCGGTCGAAACGGTGCCGTTGGGCCTGCAGAAGCGCATCGAGCTGGCGCGCGCCCTGGCCGCGGAGCCACGTCTGCTGATCCTGGACGAGCCCATGGCGGGCATGAACCAGGAGGAGAAGGAGTACATGGCCCGGTTCATCTTGGACGCGCGGCAGGAGCGCGATCTGACCGTGCTGCTGATCGAGCACCATATGGATGTGGTCTCGGCGATTTGTGACCGGATGACCGTGCTGTCCTACGGCGAGAAGATTGCTGAGGGCAGGCCTGCCGACGCCTTGGCCGATCCCGGCGTTATTGCGGCCTATCTCGGGAGCAGGGCGCGCCATGCGGCTTGA
- a CDS encoding AMP-binding protein: MEIETSASYVSGIADAPLLGLTIGQCLERGATLWPSRDALVSPSHGVRWSWREFADRVDALAAGLLALGLRRGERIGIWAPNRPEWTLAQFAAARAGLILVTINPAYRLSELEHALTKVGCSALVTATAFKSSRYMEMLGELAPELRDAEPGRLKAARLPDLRLVIQVGGPAHPGAIPFEEVLRVGNEAGREELIAVSASLRFDDAINIQFTSGTTGAPKGVTLTHHGILNNGYFVGRRMALGPDDRICIPVPLYHCFGMVLGNLAALTHGAAMVYPGEGFDPLATLATVEQEKCTALCGVPTMFIAELSHPEFSRFDLSSLRTGIMAGAPCPIETMRQVVEQMHMRDVTICYGMTEMSPCSFQSAIDDPLERRVATVGRVQAYVEAKVVDPSGNIVPRCTTGELCTRGYSVMRGYWGEPEKTAEVLDADGWMHTGDLATIDEAGYCNIVGRIKDMVIRGGINLYPREIEEFLHRHPKIEDVHVFGVADDFYGEELCAWIRVRPGEHLTAEEVRAFCAGQISHEKIPRYVEFVDAFPMTVTGKVQKFLMREAVEARLGRTSKKTA; the protein is encoded by the coding sequence GTGGAGATCGAAACCTCGGCCAGCTATGTCAGCGGCATTGCCGATGCCCCGTTGCTCGGGCTGACCATAGGGCAATGCCTCGAACGGGGCGCCACGCTCTGGCCCAGCCGGGACGCTTTGGTTTCGCCCAGCCACGGTGTGCGGTGGAGCTGGCGGGAATTCGCCGATCGCGTGGATGCATTGGCGGCGGGATTGCTCGCGCTCGGCCTGAGGCGCGGCGAGCGCATTGGCATCTGGGCGCCGAACCGCCCGGAATGGACCCTTGCTCAGTTTGCGGCTGCAAGGGCAGGGCTCATCCTGGTCACCATCAACCCAGCCTACCGGCTGAGCGAGCTGGAACATGCCCTCACCAAGGTCGGCTGCTCTGCGCTGGTTACGGCGACGGCCTTCAAGTCCAGCCGCTATATGGAGATGCTCGGCGAGCTGGCGCCGGAACTGCGGGACGCCGAGCCCGGACGGCTCAAGGCTGCCCGCTTGCCGGATCTGCGTCTCGTCATCCAGGTGGGCGGGCCAGCGCATCCGGGCGCGATACCATTCGAGGAGGTTCTGCGGGTTGGCAATGAAGCAGGTCGGGAGGAACTGATCGCTGTGTCGGCGAGCCTGCGGTTCGACGACGCGATCAATATCCAGTTCACAAGCGGCACCACGGGCGCGCCGAAAGGCGTGACCCTCACCCACCACGGCATACTCAACAACGGGTATTTCGTGGGCCGCAGGATGGCCTTGGGGCCGGACGACAGGATCTGCATTCCCGTCCCGCTCTATCACTGCTTCGGCATGGTGCTGGGCAACCTGGCTGCCCTGACCCACGGCGCCGCGATGGTCTATCCCGGGGAGGGGTTCGACCCGCTCGCCACCTTGGCAACCGTCGAGCAGGAGAAATGCACGGCGCTCTGTGGCGTGCCGACCATGTTCATCGCCGAGCTCAGCCATCCCGAGTTTTCGCGTTTCGATCTGTCATCGCTGCGCACCGGCATCATGGCGGGCGCTCCGTGCCCCATCGAGACCATGCGCCAGGTGGTGGAGCAGATGCACATGCGCGACGTCACCATCTGCTACGGCATGACGGAGATGAGCCCATGCAGCTTTCAGAGCGCGATTGATGATCCCTTGGAGCGCAGGGTTGCCACGGTCGGCCGGGTCCAGGCCTATGTCGAGGCCAAAGTCGTCGACCCCAGCGGCAACATCGTGCCGCGCTGCACGACCGGAGAATTGTGCACCCGCGGCTACAGCGTGATGCGCGGCTATTGGGGCGAGCCGGAGAAGACCGCGGAGGTTCTCGATGCGGACGGCTGGATGCATACCGGTGATCTCGCGACCATCGATGAGGCCGGCTACTGCAATATCGTCGGGCGCATCAAGGACATGGTCATCCGCGGGGGCATCAATCTCTACCCGCGCGAGATCGAGGAGTTCTTGCATCGACACCCCAAGATCGAGGACGTGCATGTCTTCGGGGTGGCCGATGATTTCTATGGCGAAGAGCTTTGTGCCTGGATCCGGGTTCGTCCCGGCGAGCACCTCACCGCGGAAGAGGTTCGCGCGTTCTGCGCCGGGCAAATATCTCACGAGAAAATCCCGCGCTACGTGGAGTTCGTGGACGCATTTCCCATGACCGTGACCGGCAAGGTGCAGAAGTTTCTCATGCGCGAGGCGGTTGAAGCACGGCTGGGGCGCACATCGAAGAAGACGGCCTAG
- a CDS encoding NAD(P)H-dependent oxidoreductase, with protein sequence MKVLLIHAHYEPKSFTAAMRDQAIDTLTGCGHEVMVSDLYEMQFDPIAKKADFGSPKRADYIVYALEQRHGYETGTLAADIRQEVEKLLEADLLILSFPVFWFSVPAIMKGWIDRVLLSGLAYGGTRFYDRGGLVGKKALVAATIGSREHMFGSDAVHGSFEAMFSHLLRGTLGYVGMSVLPPFAAWHVPYVTDEERRCILSAYHDYLLSVDRLAPLKFPSLADFDDQMRRKISSDCSAAERTGERPALRDAS encoded by the coding sequence ATGAAAGTGCTTCTCATCCACGCTCATTACGAGCCGAAATCCTTCACCGCGGCGATGAGAGATCAGGCAATCGACACGCTGACGGGCTGTGGTCACGAGGTGATGGTTTCCGATCTGTACGAGATGCAGTTCGATCCCATTGCGAAGAAAGCCGATTTCGGCAGCCCCAAGCGTGCCGACTACATCGTCTATGCGCTCGAGCAGCGCCACGGCTACGAGACGGGAACGCTCGCCGCCGACATCAGGCAGGAGGTCGAAAAGCTGCTCGAGGCGGATCTGTTGATCCTGAGCTTTCCGGTGTTCTGGTTCTCGGTGCCCGCAATCATGAAGGGCTGGATCGACAGGGTCCTGCTCTCCGGGCTCGCCTATGGCGGCACGCGGTTTTATGACCGCGGCGGGCTCGTCGGCAAAAAGGCGCTGGTTGCCGCCACCATTGGCAGCCGCGAGCACATGTTCGGATCCGATGCGGTACATGGCTCCTTCGAGGCCATGTTCAGCCACCTCCTGCGCGGCACCTTGGGCTATGTCGGCATGTCGGTTCTGCCGCCCTTCGCGGCCTGGCACGTGCCCTATGTCACCGATGAGGAGCGCAGGTGCATCCTCAGCGCCTACCACGACTATCTGTTGAGCGTGGATCGCCTGGCACCGCTCAAGTTTCCCTCTCTCGCTGATTTCGACGACCAGATGCGGCGCAAGATATCGTCCGATTGCTCCGCCGCAGAACGGACGGGAGAACGCCCTGCGCTACGGGACGCATCCTGA
- a CDS encoding enoyl-CoA hydratase/isomerase family protein has product MAQPRIRRESSRGITSITFNRPEAMNGIDLAMAREMRILAHSICDDSSARVLVLRGAGNAFMAGGDVRAFADNLGQVQPFAREIISGFHAFIEALARAPQPVLASIHGAAAGAGLSLVAACDLVIAAQSTKLAFAYKGLGVSPDGGATFFLPRAVGAKRAAELLLVRDSFAADEARQIGLVNWVVPDEALEAETLRIAEKIAANSGTANRVTKRLLRRSPEMSLLQQLAAEEDGFVECAGHQDFSEGVGAFLNRRRPVFAQAIEAVP; this is encoded by the coding sequence ATGGCTCAGCCCCGCATCCGGCGCGAAAGCAGCCGCGGCATCACCAGCATCACCTTCAACCGTCCGGAGGCGATGAACGGCATCGACTTGGCGATGGCCCGGGAGATGCGCATCCTCGCCCACAGCATCTGCGACGATAGCAGCGCGCGTGTCCTCGTCCTGCGCGGCGCCGGCAATGCCTTCATGGCAGGCGGTGACGTCCGTGCGTTCGCTGATAACCTGGGCCAGGTCCAACCCTTCGCGCGCGAGATCATATCCGGGTTTCACGCCTTCATTGAGGCACTTGCCCGGGCGCCGCAGCCGGTGCTGGCAAGCATCCATGGCGCGGCGGCCGGTGCGGGCCTGTCTCTCGTTGCGGCCTGTGATCTGGTGATCGCTGCGCAATCAACCAAGCTGGCCTTCGCCTATAAGGGGCTGGGAGTATCGCCTGACGGCGGCGCCACTTTCTTCCTGCCACGCGCTGTCGGCGCCAAGCGCGCTGCGGAGCTGCTGCTGGTGCGCGACAGCTTCGCAGCGGATGAGGCGCGGCAGATCGGTCTCGTCAACTGGGTCGTTCCCGATGAGGCGCTCGAGGCTGAGACCCTGCGCATCGCGGAGAAAATCGCCGCCAACAGTGGCACAGCCAATCGCGTGACGAAGCGCCTCCTTCGCCGATCCCCCGAAATGTCTCTGCTGCAGCAGCTGGCGGCGGAGGAGGACGGCTTCGTTGAATGTGCCGGCCATCAGGACTTCTCGGAAGGCGTCGGCGCCTTCTTGAACAGACGGCGTCCGGTATTTGCGCAAGCGATCGAGGCCGTCCCATGA